One stretch of Roseibium sp. HPY-6 DNA includes these proteins:
- a CDS encoding NAD(P)-dependent oxidoreductase: protein MTKPTIGFIGIGLMGAAMCNRLLDKGYGLTIVANRSRERVDALVSRGASEVKSAKDVALASDIVMLCVDTSASVESRMYGDDGVIAGLSQDKIVIDFGTSLPASTKKIGEAVSAANAVYLDCPIGRTPSHALEGMLNLMCSGDADAYACVEPVLKDLGENVFHLGALGTGHTVKLINNFFAQTVANGMAEAFAMADKSGVDRQKVYDVMAAGPLHSGMMDFVKAYAIDGDPNKLAFSIRNARKDVGYYTDMAESLGVESIMANGAKTALDKSIEAGRGDEFVPLQVDFFTEQFKTGDKG from the coding sequence ATGACGAAACCGACAATCGGATTTATCGGCATTGGCCTTATGGGCGCGGCGATGTGCAACCGCCTTCTGGACAAGGGATATGGCCTGACCATCGTTGCAAACCGCTCCAGGGAACGGGTGGATGCATTGGTCTCCCGCGGTGCCAGCGAAGTGAAAAGTGCCAAAGACGTCGCACTGGCGAGCGACATCGTCATGTTATGCGTCGATACCTCGGCCTCCGTGGAAAGCCGCATGTATGGTGATGATGGTGTTATTGCCGGCCTAAGCCAGGACAAGATCGTGATTGACTTCGGCACGTCCCTGCCCGCGTCAACGAAAAAAATCGGCGAAGCGGTTTCCGCGGCAAATGCGGTTTATCTTGATTGCCCGATCGGGCGTACCCCGTCTCACGCTCTGGAAGGCATGCTCAACCTGATGTGTTCCGGTGACGCGGATGCCTATGCGTGCGTTGAGCCTGTCCTGAAGGATCTCGGCGAGAACGTCTTCCATCTCGGCGCGCTTGGAACGGGGCACACGGTCAAGCTGATCAACAACTTCTTCGCGCAGACCGTTGCAAACGGAATGGCCGAAGCCTTCGCGATGGCGGACAAGTCCGGCGTTGACCGCCAGAAGGTCTATGACGTGATGGCCGCCGGTCCGCTTCATTCCGGCATGATGGACTTCGTCAAGGCTTACGCGATTGACGGCGATCCGAACAAGCTTGCCTTCTCGATCCGCAATGCACGAAAGGACGTTGGCTACTATACCGATATGGCGGAAAGTCTTGGCGTGGAATCGATAATGGCGAACGGTGCAAAAACAGCGCTCGACAAATCGATCGAGGCCGGCCGGGGCGATGAATTCGTGCCTCTGCAAGTCGATTTCTTCACCGAGCAATTCAAAACCGGCGACAAGGGCTAA
- a CDS encoding DMT family transporter gives MARFASRALEDKPFVGILLILIANLMFACIDTGSKWLGVLGLGALQLSFMRYFGHFVISLGLFAASDFDFRQLRCERIWLVVLRGALLTASTVFNFASLRYLPLTLTSTILFSAPIMICVLSWPLLREPVGLIRWSAVALGFAGVAIAIRPFDDDFHVAVLLSLSAAFCFALYSILTRKLAGTVAPDTMQFYTGLVGTFALVPFAIAEWQNPATGFQWGVLIGLGILGWVGHQFLTNAMSLAPANLLMPFGYVFILYLTISSYLVFDQLPDEWTVLGASIIIASGLIIFYRERTLYARRKTAEAKR, from the coding sequence ATGGCGCGTTTTGCATCCAGGGCGTTGGAGGACAAGCCGTTCGTCGGCATCCTTCTGATCCTTATCGCAAATTTGATGTTTGCCTGTATCGACACGGGCTCGAAATGGCTGGGCGTCCTTGGACTGGGCGCCCTGCAATTGTCGTTCATGCGCTATTTCGGGCACTTTGTGATTTCGCTGGGTTTGTTTGCCGCCAGTGATTTCGATTTCAGGCAACTCCGCTGTGAGAGGATCTGGCTCGTCGTGTTGCGCGGCGCGCTTCTAACGGCGTCCACCGTCTTCAACTTCGCTTCGCTGCGCTATCTGCCCCTGACCTTGACATCGACCATCCTGTTTTCAGCCCCGATCATGATCTGTGTGCTGTCCTGGCCGCTGTTGCGAGAACCCGTCGGGTTGATCCGCTGGTCCGCCGTGGCGCTCGGATTTGCCGGCGTCGCAATCGCGATCCGGCCGTTTGACGATGACTTTCACGTTGCCGTGCTGCTGTCTTTGTCCGCCGCCTTCTGTTTCGCGCTTTATTCCATCCTGACCCGAAAGCTCGCAGGAACTGTCGCGCCGGACACCATGCAATTCTATACGGGTCTCGTTGGTACCTTCGCTCTTGTTCCCTTCGCCATCGCTGAATGGCAGAATCCCGCCACCGGATTTCAGTGGGGCGTCCTGATCGGACTGGGTATTCTGGGATGGGTGGGACACCAGTTCCTGACCAACGCGATGAGCCTCGCGCCGGCCAATCTGCTGATGCCTTTCGGCTATGTGTTCATCCTTTACCTGACAATCTCAAGCTATCTGGTCTTTGACCAGTTGCCGGACGAATGGACGGTACTTGGAGCGTCCATCATCATTGCGTCCGGTTTGATCATCTTTTACCGGGAACGAACGCTCTATGCGCGCCGGAAGACCGCAGAGGCCAAACGCTAG
- a CDS encoding SMP-30/gluconolactonase/LRE family protein, with protein MFGVLEGTGFEVIEPEFEACFVGHARVERLWTGARWSEGPAWFPAGRYVVWSDIPNNRIMRWDETDGSVSEFRSGSNNANGNTVDTQGRLVTCEHLTRRVTRTEHDGSVSVIASHWNGKRLNSPNDVVVKSDGSVWFTDPSYGILMDYEGDRAESEIGACNVYRADPETGSVDMVASDFFKPNGLAFSADENWLYVSDTGITHDEDGPAHIEKFKVGADGKSLGDRSVFARCTAGIFDGFRFDREGRIWSSAADGVHCINGEGVLIGKVRIPELVGNVCFGGPKLNRLFIAGTSSLYSIYLNVNGVK; from the coding sequence ATGTTTGGCGTTTTGGAAGGAACCGGCTTTGAAGTTATCGAGCCGGAGTTTGAAGCTTGTTTTGTAGGGCATGCCCGGGTTGAGCGTCTGTGGACGGGTGCGCGCTGGTCCGAAGGGCCCGCCTGGTTTCCTGCCGGGCGCTATGTTGTCTGGTCGGATATCCCCAATAACCGCATCATGCGCTGGGACGAAACAGACGGCTCCGTTTCGGAGTTTCGCAGCGGGTCGAACAATGCCAATGGCAATACGGTGGATACCCAGGGTCGTCTCGTTACCTGTGAACACCTGACCCGCCGTGTGACACGAACGGAACATGACGGTTCTGTCTCGGTGATTGCGTCCCATTGGAACGGCAAGAGGCTGAATTCGCCAAACGACGTCGTTGTGAAGTCCGACGGATCCGTCTGGTTCACCGACCCTTCCTACGGCATTTTGATGGACTATGAAGGCGATCGCGCGGAGAGTGAGATAGGAGCCTGCAACGTCTACCGGGCTGATCCGGAAACCGGCAGTGTCGATATGGTCGCGTCCGACTTCTTCAAGCCGAACGGCCTTGCTTTTTCCGCGGACGAAAACTGGCTCTATGTGTCCGACACCGGCATAACGCACGATGAGGATGGCCCGGCCCATATCGAAAAGTTCAAAGTAGGTGCAGATGGAAAATCCCTCGGAGATCGTAGTGTTTTCGCAAGATGCACGGCCGGAATTTTCGACGGTTTCCGCTTTGACCGCGAGGGAAGGATCTGGAGCTCAGCGGCAGATGGCGTTCATTGTATCAATGGCGAAGGCGTTCTGATCGGAAAGGTGCGTATTCCGGAGCTGGTCGGCAACGTCTGTTTCGGTGGCCCGAAACTGAACCGGCTGTTCATTGCCGGAACAAGTTCGCTCTATTCAATCTATCTGAATGTAAATGGGGTCAAATAA
- a CDS encoding cytochrome b561 domain-containing protein — MILEWLISPIDPARSHDVGLALSWHARFMVLGWGILAPLAIMMARFFKVLPGQDWPRELDNKIWWRVHWMSQTVVVLLSVIGLALIWMSSQNSGTATLHRLFGYSVLLLAAVQAFSGMFRGTKGGPTDPGASGSLRGDHYDMTQHRLVFEAVHKSCGYLALILMIGAIASGMWTANAPNWMWLGLSLWWVALASFSIHLQRQGRAMDTYQAIWGPGPEHPGNRMRKQGWGTRRPDFPQQSFDKQRET, encoded by the coding sequence ATGATCCTGGAGTGGCTGATATCCCCGATTGATCCGGCCAGATCCCATGATGTCGGCCTTGCCCTTTCCTGGCATGCCCGCTTCATGGTTCTCGGCTGGGGGATACTTGCTCCACTTGCAATCATGATGGCACGCTTTTTCAAGGTCCTGCCGGGACAAGATTGGCCGCGCGAGCTGGACAACAAGATCTGGTGGCGTGTGCACTGGATGTCTCAGACAGTCGTTGTCCTGCTTTCCGTGATCGGTCTGGCACTGATCTGGATGTCATCACAAAACAGCGGTACGGCAACACTGCACCGGCTATTCGGGTATTCGGTGCTTCTCCTAGCCGCGGTTCAGGCTTTTTCCGGAATGTTCCGGGGCACCAAGGGCGGGCCGACCGACCCAGGGGCGAGTGGATCTTTGCGCGGCGATCACTACGACATGACACAGCACCGCCTGGTATTCGAAGCGGTCCACAAAAGTTGCGGATACCTCGCGCTTATTCTCATGATCGGAGCGATCGCAAGTGGCATGTGGACCGCAAATGCGCCAAACTGGATGTGGCTCGGTTTGTCGCTCTGGTGGGTTGCTCTTGCAAGCTTTTCCATACACCTGCAGCGGCAGGGGCGGGCCATGGACACCTATCAGGCCATTTGGGGCCCCGGTCCGGAACACCCGGGAAACCGAATGAGAAAGCAGGGGTGGGGTACGCGACGGCCCGACTTCCCTCAACAGTCATTTGATAAGCAACGGGAAACGTGA
- a CDS encoding carbohydrate ABC transporter permease, whose product MSAQTEKQNPAFYALIVALVVMSVGPIALMLATSFKTNVDVYDASVPAFFFSPTIKNYETVLCNFLWYEPEHVDYCDPTFGRALVNSLIVGLISTGLTLTIGCMAAYALVRFKFMGRGAVSMTTLLMRMVPPAVLLVPVFGIWTFQYGLDQTYTGIILIYTAMNLPFVIWILQSFIVQVPIQLEEAARMDGANPFQVFFLVVLPIIQPGLAAAAIFTFRIAWNEFLLANALSGRSTRTVPVTIVNSITEYDINWGVIMATGMLLAIPPILFTFVASKQIITGMTAGAVKG is encoded by the coding sequence ATGTCCGCGCAAACGGAAAAACAGAACCCGGCCTTCTACGCCCTTATCGTTGCGCTGGTCGTAATGAGTGTCGGCCCGATTGCCCTGATGCTGGCAACGTCGTTCAAAACCAATGTCGACGTCTACGACGCTTCGGTACCGGCTTTCTTCTTTTCACCGACGATCAAGAACTACGAGACAGTGCTGTGCAACTTCCTCTGGTATGAACCGGAGCATGTCGACTATTGCGACCCGACCTTCGGGCGGGCGCTCGTCAACTCACTGATCGTTGGCCTGATATCGACCGGACTGACCCTGACGATCGGGTGCATGGCCGCCTATGCGCTGGTCCGGTTCAAGTTCATGGGCCGCGGTGCTGTCTCCATGACAACACTCCTGATGCGAATGGTTCCTCCCGCCGTTCTTCTGGTTCCTGTTTTCGGGATCTGGACGTTTCAGTATGGCCTTGACCAGACCTATACCGGCATCATCCTGATCTATACGGCGATGAACCTGCCTTTCGTGATCTGGATCCTGCAGAGCTTCATTGTACAGGTGCCAATCCAGCTTGAGGAAGCCGCGCGAATGGACGGGGCAAATCCGTTCCAGGTCTTCTTTCTGGTCGTTCTGCCGATCATCCAGCCCGGACTTGCGGCCGCCGCGATCTTCACCTTCCGCATTGCCTGGAACGAATTCCTCCTAGCAAATGCGCTGTCCGGCCGGTCGACGAGAACGGTGCCGGTCACCATCGTGAATTCGATCACGGAGTACGACATCAACTGGGGTGTCATCATGGCGACCGGCATGCTGCTTGCCATTCCTCCAATTCTGTTCACCTTCGTCGCGTCCAAACAGATCATCACCGGCATGACAGCGGGAGCCGTCAAGGGATGA
- a CDS encoding sugar ABC transporter permease, with amino-acid sequence MSVAIKANRLTPYMFLAPAGLILIFALLYPIGYMVYASFLDWSPSQRIGQAEFIGFRNYVNLWGDEAFRESFWVTIRFAAIVVTLEMILGVGLALLLDRNLKGMAVLRTVFILPMMIAPIVVGLMWRYMYHPTVGIFNRTLKSLGFEGIPWLSDSTWSFIAIVIADVWQWTPFIFILALAAMQSLPRSALEAAEIDGASEWQKILMIKLPLMMPVLIVTLLLRLIDAFKVLEVILVLTNGGPGLSTEILALRIFRTAQEFQELGEAAAMSNLLLMLLMALTIGMFLYNRVQEARVARQRAAAEKDDD; translated from the coding sequence ATGAGCGTTGCGATCAAAGCCAATCGGCTGACCCCATACATGTTCCTGGCGCCGGCAGGGTTAATCCTGATCTTCGCGCTTCTCTATCCGATCGGCTACATGGTCTATGCCAGTTTCCTCGACTGGAGCCCGAGCCAGCGGATTGGACAGGCCGAGTTCATCGGCTTCCGCAATTACGTAAATCTTTGGGGTGATGAAGCCTTTCGCGAGAGCTTCTGGGTGACCATTCGCTTCGCCGCGATCGTCGTGACGCTTGAAATGATCCTGGGTGTCGGTCTGGCGTTGCTCCTGGACCGGAATCTCAAAGGGATGGCGGTGCTTCGGACCGTCTTTATCCTGCCGATGATGATCGCACCGATCGTGGTTGGTCTGATGTGGCGCTACATGTACCACCCGACTGTCGGCATCTTTAACCGCACGCTCAAGAGCCTGGGCTTCGAAGGCATACCTTGGCTGTCCGACAGCACCTGGTCATTCATTGCGATCGTGATTGCCGATGTCTGGCAATGGACTCCCTTCATTTTCATTCTGGCTTTGGCGGCCATGCAGTCGCTGCCGCGTTCCGCCCTGGAAGCTGCTGAAATTGACGGTGCAAGCGAGTGGCAGAAAATTCTGATGATCAAACTGCCACTCATGATGCCTGTTCTGATCGTCACGCTTTTGTTGCGCCTGATCGACGCCTTCAAGGTGCTGGAAGTAATCCTCGTGCTCACCAATGGCGGCCCCGGCCTGTCGACGGAAATTCTCGCGCTCCGGATTTTCCGGACCGCTCAGGAATTCCAGGAGCTCGGGGAAGCGGCTGCCATGTCGAACCTGCTTCTCATGTTGCTGATGGCCCTGACCATCGGAATGTTCTTGTACAACCGCGTTCAGGAAGCCCGTGTCGCACGCCAACGCGCAGCCGCCGAAAAGGACGATGACTGA
- a CDS encoding extracellular solute-binding protein, producing the protein MLKYLKSTVSAVAGLALGATAALANPYEEHAGETLVVNFPAHPHFDAVMKVLPEFTKETGIRVEVDQLQYLKMRERQTLELTKNRGDYDLIAYVVFSKADYVYADQLENLARFFMNPKLADPNYDAEDLIDGYVANIGVAGGKKGYLPGPTGSLFGLPFGSETSILGYRKDIFDKHDLKVPETYDELLELACLIPELEPGMGGLASRAASGHHASHAFLLHLAPLGGRIFDDEWKPIVNNAEGVQAAEALKKIVNCGAEGSKTFGFAEAGASFLQGNSAMFLDSTVFAGQVNNPDKSKVVGLVEWAPHPVGVRAGSQTGGFGIGIPKNAQNKDAAFLLMQWLTSKKADKLIAMAGGNPSRYSTHADADVNEKFPHMSTFGEALKNADPDWRPIIPVWGKINADLGTTLSKIITEDAPVQESLDGVAERTQALMDDAGYYTWTQ; encoded by the coding sequence ATGCTGAAATATCTTAAATCGACTGTTTCTGCCGTTGCCGGGCTCGCGCTCGGGGCAACGGCTGCGCTTGCAAATCCATACGAAGAACACGCAGGCGAGACACTTGTCGTCAATTTCCCGGCCCACCCGCATTTTGATGCGGTCATGAAAGTTCTGCCGGAATTCACAAAGGAAACTGGTATTCGCGTCGAAGTCGACCAGCTTCAGTATCTCAAGATGCGCGAGCGCCAGACGCTTGAACTGACAAAGAACCGCGGCGACTACGATCTGATCGCTTATGTGGTCTTTTCAAAGGCAGACTATGTGTATGCCGACCAGTTGGAAAACCTCGCGCGCTTCTTCATGAACCCGAAGCTGGCGGATCCGAACTACGATGCTGAAGACCTGATCGACGGATACGTCGCCAATATCGGTGTTGCAGGTGGCAAAAAGGGCTATCTGCCGGGACCGACCGGTTCGCTGTTCGGATTGCCCTTCGGCTCGGAAACGTCGATTCTTGGCTACCGGAAAGACATTTTCGATAAGCACGATCTGAAGGTTCCTGAGACTTACGACGAGCTTCTTGAGCTCGCATGTCTTATCCCCGAGCTGGAGCCCGGAATGGGCGGTCTTGCATCGCGCGCGGCCTCCGGTCACCATGCCAGCCATGCGTTCCTTCTGCATCTTGCACCGCTCGGTGGACGCATCTTCGACGATGAGTGGAAGCCGATCGTGAACAACGCGGAAGGTGTACAAGCCGCGGAAGCCCTCAAGAAAATCGTCAACTGCGGCGCGGAAGGTTCCAAGACTTTCGGATTTGCCGAAGCGGGGGCTTCGTTCCTGCAGGGCAATTCTGCCATGTTCCTGGATTCCACCGTTTTCGCCGGACAGGTCAATAATCCCGACAAGTCCAAGGTCGTGGGTCTTGTTGAATGGGCCCCGCATCCGGTTGGTGTCAGGGCCGGTTCCCAAACGGGCGGTTTCGGCATCGGTATTCCGAAGAACGCCCAGAACAAGGACGCTGCATTCCTTCTGATGCAGTGGCTGACGAGCAAGAAAGCGGACAAGCTGATCGCAATGGCAGGTGGTAATCCGTCCCGCTATTCGACACATGCCGACGCGGATGTGAACGAGAAGTTCCCGCATATGTCCACCTTCGGTGAAGCGCTCAAGAATGCTGATCCCGACTGGCGTCCGATCATCCCTGTCTGGGGCAAGATCAATGCCGATCTCGGTACGACCCTTTCGAAGATCATTACCGAAGACGCACCGGTTCAGGAATCTCTCGATGGTGTCGCAGAGCGCACGCAAGCGCTGATGGATGACGCAGGGTACTACACCTGGACCCAGTAA
- the ugpC gene encoding sn-glycerol-3-phosphate ABC transporter ATP-binding protein UgpC, whose translation MPRIRLENLVKRYGNFEVLHGINLEMEENEFTVLVGPSGCGKSTTLRMIAGLESVSDGEIFIDEKPVSNLEPKARDLAMVFQDYALYPHMNVAKNMSFALRLQRRPKQEVDEKVGNVAEMLGLTKFLHRKPGELSGGQRQRVAMGRALTRDAGTFLFDEPLSNLDAKLRGQMRAELALMRQKVQKNMIYVTHDQIEAMTLGDRIVVMHGGYIQQQGTPEELFKRPANKFVAGFLGSPPMNFLEAEVQDLSGRSFVNGKGFELVLPDEKAAAVASSSSKNVTLGIRPSDLHYSPDAPDHESIDLQVIVSEYIGAQSVLLCDCGGQKVEVELKSETPIALGETLRFAVNREGIHMFDRETEVAIR comes from the coding sequence ATGCCGCGCATCAGACTTGAAAACCTCGTGAAGCGATACGGGAACTTCGAGGTGCTTCACGGCATCAATCTGGAGATGGAGGAGAACGAGTTCACTGTACTCGTCGGACCCTCCGGCTGCGGCAAGTCCACCACGTTGCGCATGATTGCCGGGTTGGAATCGGTAAGTGACGGTGAGATCTTTATTGACGAAAAACCGGTGAGCAACCTTGAGCCGAAGGCGCGGGATCTCGCGATGGTGTTTCAGGATTATGCGCTTTACCCGCACATGAATGTCGCCAAAAACATGTCCTTTGCACTTAGGCTCCAGCGCCGCCCGAAGCAGGAAGTCGACGAAAAGGTCGGCAATGTCGCGGAAATGCTCGGCCTGACCAAGTTCCTGCACAGGAAGCCGGGCGAGTTGTCGGGTGGCCAACGGCAGCGGGTCGCGATGGGGCGCGCGCTCACACGCGATGCCGGGACTTTCCTGTTTGACGAACCTCTTTCCAACCTCGACGCCAAGCTAAGAGGGCAGATGCGTGCAGAGCTCGCGCTGATGCGCCAGAAGGTTCAAAAGAACATGATCTATGTCACCCACGACCAGATCGAGGCGATGACGCTTGGCGATCGGATTGTGGTCATGCACGGTGGCTACATTCAGCAGCAAGGAACGCCTGAGGAGCTGTTCAAGCGACCTGCCAACAAGTTTGTGGCGGGATTTCTCGGGTCGCCGCCGATGAATTTTCTGGAGGCCGAAGTCCAGGACCTTTCAGGCCGCTCGTTCGTGAACGGCAAAGGGTTCGAACTGGTGCTGCCGGACGAAAAGGCGGCCGCTGTGGCGTCGTCATCTTCAAAAAACGTGACACTCGGCATCCGGCCGTCGGACCTGCACTACAGCCCCGACGCTCCGGATCACGAATCCATCGACCTGCAGGTGATTGTCTCTGAGTACATCGGCGCGCAGTCGGTGCTCTTGTGTGACTGCGGCGGCCAGAAAGTCGAGGTCGAGCTGAAGTCCGAAACGCCCATTGCCCTGGGCGAAACACTGAGATTTGCGGTCAATCGGGAGGGCATTCACATGTTTGACCGCGAAACAGAGGTTGCCATCAGGTGA
- a CDS encoding LacI family DNA-binding transcriptional regulator translates to MARDGAKQGPVTMRDVARAAGVSRMTVSRALRKDSPVSLKTREHILKVVRDMNYVPDQMAGSLTTRKSGFVATLLPSLNNLHFALTVQSLTEEVEEIGLQILLGHTDYSAAREEEILETMLRRRPEAIILSYDGHTERTIELMRDANVPVIEIWEKPKNPIEHTVGFSNFEAARQMTEQLIGAGYQRIAFLGEGQDDWTRGAARRNGYLQAMREAGLSSHRMIQYGIPPLTIEAGSAAAGQILREYPDTDCVFCVSDIAAFGVQSRLISEGYKVPGNIAVAGFGNFEVSRFAVPKLSTVVVDPVRIGSETGKLLKKLLLPDQPRDVPAQHILVPAEVEFREST, encoded by the coding sequence TTGGCGAGAGACGGTGCAAAACAGGGACCGGTCACGATGCGCGATGTCGCCAGGGCCGCCGGTGTTTCCCGAATGACCGTATCGCGTGCGCTGCGTAAAGACAGCCCCGTCTCGCTGAAGACCCGTGAACACATATTAAAAGTCGTCCGGGACATGAACTACGTCCCTGATCAGATGGCCGGCAGTTTGACAACCCGAAAGTCCGGCTTTGTCGCAACATTGCTTCCGTCGCTCAACAATCTGCACTTTGCGCTGACTGTTCAATCTCTTACGGAAGAAGTTGAAGAAATTGGTTTGCAGATTCTTCTCGGCCACACGGACTATTCGGCAGCACGAGAGGAGGAAATCCTCGAGACCATGCTGCGACGCCGTCCCGAGGCGATCATCCTTTCATATGATGGACATACCGAGCGCACCATCGAGCTGATGAGGGATGCCAATGTCCCTGTCATCGAGATCTGGGAAAAGCCGAAAAATCCGATTGAACACACAGTCGGCTTTTCAAATTTCGAAGCGGCCCGTCAAATGACGGAGCAACTCATCGGAGCTGGTTATCAGCGGATCGCGTTTCTGGGGGAGGGGCAGGATGACTGGACGCGCGGAGCTGCGAGGCGAAACGGTTACCTTCAGGCGATGCGCGAGGCCGGACTGTCATCCCATCGCATGATCCAGTACGGCATTCCTCCTTTGACGATCGAAGCCGGATCAGCGGCGGCGGGACAAATTCTCAGGGAGTATCCGGATACGGATTGCGTGTTTTGCGTATCCGACATCGCAGCCTTCGGCGTTCAGAGCCGCCTGATCTCAGAAGGTTACAAGGTTCCCGGCAACATTGCCGTTGCCGGTTTCGGTAACTTTGAGGTCTCGCGTTTCGCGGTGCCGAAGCTTTCCACTGTTGTCGTTGATCCGGTCCGCATCGGAAGTGAGACCGGTAAGCTTCTGAAAAAGCTGCTACTTCCCGATCAGCCTCGTGATGTTCCCGCGCAGCACATTCTCGTTCCCGCCGAGGTGGAATTCCGCGAAAGCACCTGA
- a CDS encoding substrate-binding domain-containing protein, whose protein sequence is MKLLKSTICVLLLTGTSALAQGNLPLKELPGHADRDYWVPGEVNAEGKLEALQAVVGAEGVPFSGTQDKPVEIALIYPSADTSDFWARNYLAMTKRLDELGIKYNTTEFASRQIEHSLQSTYANQVLQDGDIYDYVIFGPSELAIQADNIDKLAGNDDFTTYVWAFHTPLKDLKNQPDVWFDFSSAAGALTMCDYMLERLGNGVTMAMNRGIPGITDNQRSGDFKDCVMEKGDWKVAYEHYGEYQREGGFEGTSLILQAYPEATIIHNANTAMAMGSVEAQIAVGKEKEVFSTGWGGTGLELDAIRRGELDATPMRMGDDVGAATAEAIKADLESRADELPLVFLGRITVAHDQMSAEELDALQTEAFRFSGVGALER, encoded by the coding sequence ATGAAACTGCTGAAATCGACAATATGCGTACTGCTCCTGACCGGGACCAGCGCCCTGGCACAGGGTAACCTGCCGCTCAAGGAGCTGCCCGGTCATGCCGACAGGGACTACTGGGTTCCTGGCGAAGTGAATGCCGAAGGCAAGCTTGAAGCTCTTCAGGCAGTCGTCGGTGCGGAAGGTGTCCCGTTCTCAGGTACCCAGGACAAGCCGGTCGAAATCGCGCTGATCTACCCGTCAGCCGATACGTCCGACTTCTGGGCACGTAACTACCTGGCCATGACCAAGCGCCTGGACGAGCTTGGGATCAAGTACAACACGACCGAGTTTGCCAGCCGGCAGATCGAGCACTCGTTGCAGTCCACCTATGCGAACCAGGTGCTGCAGGACGGCGACATCTACGACTACGTGATCTTCGGACCGTCGGAACTCGCCATCCAGGCGGACAACATCGATAAGCTTGCTGGAAACGACGACTTCACAACCTATGTGTGGGCGTTTCACACGCCGTTGAAGGATCTGAAAAATCAGCCTGATGTCTGGTTCGACTTCTCATCTGCAGCCGGTGCGCTCACCATGTGCGACTATATGCTTGAGCGGCTCGGCAATGGCGTCACGATGGCCATGAACCGCGGCATTCCGGGGATCACGGACAATCAGCGCTCCGGCGACTTCAAGGACTGCGTCATGGAGAAGGGCGACTGGAAGGTTGCCTACGAGCACTATGGCGAATACCAGCGTGAAGGTGGCTTTGAGGGCACCAGTCTGATCCTTCAGGCCTATCCTGAAGCAACGATCATTCACAATGCCAACACCGCCATGGCGATGGGCAGTGTGGAAGCGCAGATCGCGGTCGGCAAGGAAAAGGAAGTCTTCTCCACTGGCTGGGGCGGTACTGGTCTGGAACTTGACGCAATCCGCCGCGGCGAACTGGATGCCACCCCGATGCGCATGGGCGATGACGTGGGTGCTGCCACGGCAGAAGCCATCAAGGCGGATCTGGAAAGCCGGGCAGACGAACTGCCGCTCGTTTTCCTTGGCCGTATTACTGTCGCCCATGACCAGATGAGCGCCGAAGAACTCGACGCTTTGCAGACAGAGGCTTTCCGCTTCTCCGGCGTTGGTGCTCTGGAGCGGTGA